Proteins co-encoded in one Aminivibrio pyruvatiphilus genomic window:
- a CDS encoding iron-containing alcohol dehydrogenase — protein sequence MQNFTFYAPTKIIFGRDTIPQIGEALAADGISRVVLVAGGGSIYKNGVHEAVTGSLEKHGIRFAEIGGVRSNPRLSKLRDVITLLKGEKAEAVLAVGGGSVFDTAKAAAMGALYDGDVWDFFCGKAAVKEALPVYGVLTASGTSSEMNNTAVVTREDDESKWAIASPVLVPKVSVIDPSVQATLPESQTVSGGIDAVTHVLEAYVISCPGLDFVQDYCETLIRAMMRRIPQLVKNPADYEARAELAWCCSLAHNGLSNVGRPVRGDFASHRIEHSLSAIFDVPHGTGLAIIMPAWMEYVYRDAEPVFERLAASVFGIRDGEDRALRGIRALREYFRSLGSPVTLREVGVAKADLPRIADNAAKLAPLGAVRKIEREDILRILETAW from the coding sequence ATGCAGAATTTCACCTTTTATGCTCCGACAAAAATCATCTTCGGCAGGGATACCATTCCCCAGATCGGAGAAGCCCTTGCGGCAGACGGAATATCCCGGGTGGTCCTTGTCGCCGGAGGAGGCTCCATCTACAAAAACGGCGTCCACGAGGCGGTGACGGGGTCACTGGAGAAACACGGCATCCGCTTCGCCGAAATAGGGGGCGTCCGGTCGAACCCCAGGCTGTCCAAGCTCCGGGACGTCATCACCCTGCTGAAGGGGGAAAAGGCTGAAGCCGTGCTCGCCGTGGGCGGGGGGAGCGTCTTCGACACTGCGAAGGCGGCCGCCATGGGGGCTCTCTACGACGGGGACGTCTGGGACTTCTTCTGCGGGAAGGCAGCGGTGAAGGAAGCCCTGCCCGTCTACGGAGTGCTGACGGCGTCGGGCACCTCCTCGGAGATGAACAATACCGCTGTGGTTACCAGGGAGGACGATGAGAGCAAATGGGCGATCGCGTCCCCCGTCCTTGTTCCAAAAGTGTCCGTCATCGACCCCTCGGTGCAGGCGACTCTTCCGGAGAGCCAGACGGTGAGCGGCGGAATCGACGCCGTCACTCATGTCCTCGAGGCCTACGTGATCTCCTGCCCGGGGCTTGACTTCGTCCAGGACTACTGTGAAACCCTCATCCGGGCCATGATGCGCCGGATTCCCCAGCTCGTGAAGAATCCCGCAGACTACGAGGCCCGGGCGGAACTCGCCTGGTGCTGCTCCCTGGCCCACAACGGCCTGAGCAACGTGGGCCGTCCCGTCCGGGGGGATTTCGCCTCACACCGAATCGAGCACTCCCTCAGCGCCATCTTCGACGTCCCCCACGGCACGGGGCTGGCCATCATCATGCCCGCCTGGATGGAATATGTGTACAGGGACGCGGAACCGGTGTTCGAGCGGCTCGCCGCCAGCGTTTTCGGCATCCGGGACGGTGAAGACCGGGCTCTGAGAGGCATCCGTGCGCTGAGGGAGTACTTCCGTTCCCTCGGCTCTCCGGTGACTCTCCGTGAAGTGGGCGTCGCGAAGGCCGATCTGCCCAGGATCGCCGACAACGCGGCGAAGCTCGCCCCCCTCGGGGCGGTGCGGAAGATCGAACGGGAGGACATCCTCCGGATACTGGAGACGGCCTGGTAG
- a CDS encoding Zn-dependent oxidoreductase, protein MKVVFVEKPHSLEIREVPVPGPGKGEVLVRVRAGGICGSDMHIYHGTNPLAKYPRIIGHEFAGEVAALGEGVTEYAPGERVAVDPVTSCGTCYPCSIGRPNVCERLEVFGVHRDGGFAEFVALPVKNLHRIPSDWSFEKGALVEPFTIAANVLSRTECSGGDRLLILGAGPIGQVILQAARRLGTACAVADIVDVRLEKARSLGAELTVNTRKDSLEEKAAEWTGGAGVPLIIDAVGSPDLFPSLLRMASPAGRIGLLGFSKEPSSFVQLEAVKKELSIFGSRLNRNKFPEVISWFSGGEVKPELLVSHRFPFEQVREAMKFIEDNPSEVCKVILEF, encoded by the coding sequence ATGAAGGTTGTCTTTGTAGAGAAGCCCCACAGTCTGGAAATCCGGGAGGTTCCCGTTCCCGGGCCGGGAAAGGGAGAAGTGCTCGTCCGGGTCCGTGCCGGAGGCATCTGCGGCTCGGACATGCATATCTACCACGGCACCAACCCCCTGGCGAAATACCCGAGGATCATCGGCCACGAATTTGCGGGAGAAGTTGCCGCCCTGGGTGAGGGCGTGACGGAGTACGCCCCCGGCGAACGGGTGGCGGTGGATCCCGTCACCAGCTGCGGAACCTGCTACCCCTGTTCCATAGGCCGCCCCAACGTGTGCGAGCGGCTGGAGGTCTTCGGCGTCCACAGGGACGGCGGCTTCGCCGAGTTCGTCGCCCTTCCCGTGAAGAACCTCCACAGAATTCCCTCCGACTGGTCCTTCGAAAAGGGAGCCCTCGTGGAGCCCTTCACCATCGCGGCGAACGTCCTGTCACGAACGGAGTGCTCCGGGGGCGACCGGCTGCTCATCCTGGGCGCCGGGCCTATCGGCCAGGTGATCCTGCAGGCGGCCCGGAGGCTCGGGACGGCCTGCGCCGTGGCGGACATCGTGGACGTGCGGCTTGAAAAAGCCCGCTCCCTCGGGGCGGAACTCACGGTCAACACCCGGAAGGACTCCCTGGAGGAGAAAGCGGCGGAATGGACCGGAGGAGCCGGCGTACCCCTCATCATCGACGCCGTGGGAAGTCCCGACCTGTTCCCCTCCCTGCTCCGGATGGCGTCCCCTGCGGGCCGCATCGGCCTGCTCGGGTTCTCGAAGGAGCCTTCGTCCTTCGTCCAGCTCGAGGCGGTGAAGAAGGAACTCTCCATCTTCGGCTCCCGCCTGAACAGGAACAAGTTTCCCGAGGTCATCTCGTGGTTTTCCGGCGGTGAGGTGAAGCCGGAACTTCTCGTATCCCACAGGTTCCCCTTCGAACAGGTCCGGGAGGCCATGAAGTTCATCGAGGATAATCCGTCGGAGGTGTGCAAGGTCATCCTGGAGTTCTAG
- the gyrB gene encoding DNA topoisomerase (ATP-hydrolyzing) subunit B: MSPAARQYTASSIQVLEGLQAVRKRPGMYIGDTAARGLHHLVYEVVDNSVDEAIGGYCTAIYVAIHPDESISVEDNGRGIPTDPHPSNGRPASEVVLTTLHAGGKFDSGAYKVSGGLHGVGVSVVNALSEWLEITICRNGESRTQRFERGIPVTELSEGIPTEKNGTMVHFLADGGIFEEVKFSAEVLSARLRELAFLNPGLSITLDDKRENKVKEFRYDGGMKSFIEYLNRGKTVLFSEPVTISGEKDGVSVDIGLQYNDGYLERVFGFANLIHTVEGGTHVSGLRTALTRGVNEAARRGKLLKEKEENLSGDDLKEGLTCVVSVKLSNPQFEGQTKTKLGNSDVKGIVDSIVYEGLLAWFEDNPQVVKSVVEKAIKARQAREAAKRARELVRKSVMTGLSLPGKLADCSSRNPENTEVYIVEGDSAGGSAKQGRDRSFQAILPLRGKILNVEKARLDKVLANQEIRTMIQTLGAGVGDDFDPGKLRYHKIIIMTDADVDGAHISTLLLTFFYRYMQPLIEKGYLYLAQPPLYRVQKGKTVSYCYNEKELRNILDNAADPTKMSVQRYKGLGEMNPEQLWETTMDPQNRVLKRVEIDDLMGAEEYFSILMGDKVEPRRDFIAAHAHEVRNLDI, translated from the coding sequence ATGAGTCCGGCGGCCCGCCAGTATACGGCCAGCAGCATTCAGGTCCTGGAGGGGCTCCAGGCGGTCAGGAAACGTCCGGGAATGTACATCGGCGACACGGCGGCCAGAGGGCTTCACCATCTGGTCTACGAAGTGGTGGACAACTCGGTGGACGAAGCCATCGGAGGATACTGTACCGCCATCTACGTGGCCATTCACCCCGATGAAAGCATCTCCGTGGAGGACAACGGGCGGGGCATCCCCACCGACCCCCACCCCTCCAACGGCCGCCCCGCATCGGAAGTGGTGCTCACGACCCTCCATGCGGGAGGCAAGTTCGACAGCGGCGCCTATAAGGTCAGCGGCGGTCTTCACGGCGTGGGCGTCTCTGTGGTCAACGCCCTGTCGGAGTGGCTCGAGATCACCATCTGCCGGAACGGCGAATCCCGCACCCAGCGGTTCGAGCGGGGCATCCCGGTAACGGAGCTTTCCGAAGGGATCCCCACGGAGAAGAACGGGACCATGGTCCACTTCCTCGCGGACGGGGGCATCTTCGAAGAGGTCAAGTTCTCCGCCGAAGTGCTGAGCGCCCGGCTCCGGGAGCTCGCCTTCCTGAACCCGGGACTTTCCATAACCCTCGACGACAAGAGGGAGAACAAGGTCAAGGAATTCCGCTACGACGGCGGAATGAAGTCCTTCATCGAATACCTGAACCGGGGCAAGACGGTGCTCTTCTCCGAGCCGGTGACCATTTCCGGCGAGAAGGACGGCGTCTCGGTGGACATCGGCCTCCAGTACAACGACGGCTACCTGGAGAGGGTCTTCGGCTTCGCTAACCTCATCCACACCGTCGAGGGAGGCACCCATGTCTCCGGCCTTCGGACCGCCCTCACCCGGGGCGTGAACGAGGCTGCCCGCAGGGGCAAGCTCCTGAAGGAGAAGGAAGAGAACCTCTCGGGAGACGACCTGAAGGAAGGGCTCACCTGCGTGGTCTCCGTGAAGCTGTCCAACCCCCAGTTCGAGGGACAGACCAAGACCAAGCTCGGAAACAGCGACGTGAAGGGCATCGTGGATTCCATCGTCTACGAGGGGCTGCTGGCCTGGTTCGAGGACAACCCCCAGGTCGTGAAGTCCGTGGTGGAAAAGGCCATCAAGGCACGGCAGGCGAGGGAGGCGGCCAAGAGGGCGAGGGAACTGGTCCGCAAATCGGTGATGACCGGCCTGAGCCTTCCGGGAAAGCTTGCCGACTGCTCAAGCAGGAACCCCGAAAACACCGAGGTCTACATCGTGGAGGGAGATTCGGCCGGAGGCAGCGCCAAGCAGGGGCGCGACAGAAGCTTCCAGGCCATCCTTCCGCTGAGGGGCAAGATCCTGAACGTGGAAAAGGCCCGTCTTGACAAGGTCCTGGCAAACCAGGAGATCCGGACCATGATCCAGACCCTGGGCGCCGGCGTGGGGGACGACTTCGACCCGGGCAAGCTGCGGTACCACAAAATCATCATCATGACGGACGCCGACGTGGACGGAGCCCATATAAGCACCCTGCTGCTCACGTTCTTTTACCGGTATATGCAGCCCCTCATAGAGAAGGGATACCTTTACCTGGCCCAGCCTCCCCTGTACCGGGTGCAGAAGGGGAAGACGGTCTCCTACTGCTACAACGAGAAAGAGCTCAGAAACATCCTTGACAACGCCGCCGACCCGACGAAGATGAGCGTCCAGCGGTACAAGGGACTCGGCGAAATGAACCCGGAACAGCTCTGGGAGACCACCATGGATCCCCAGAACAGGGTGCTCAAGAGGGTGGAGATCGACGACCTCATGGGGGCCGAGGAGTATTTCAGCATCCTCATGGGGGACAAGGTGGAGCCCCGGCGGGATTTCATCGCCGCCCACGCCCACGAGGTGCGCAACCTGGACATCTAG
- the amrB gene encoding AmmeMemoRadiSam system protein B — MKSFGNKLFTAVMLLCILAAGSGILQRAEGGAETGSAFPAGTRGGERVTPVRITGGIVPHHDIALGMIQRFYEHLGSPEVRRVWLLSPDHFRRARTFAALCPDDWPTPERLLMADREACEILSSLSVAGADGALFRREHGITVHIPFVARHFPNASVVPMVIGARTPDLALIILKNAILDLLRDGDVIILSMDLSHYKTPEAMAAEDRRTLDVLANIRPAGTKTIDVDARRAAALVLMLFREVGIEKGTVIEHADTSSVLGRRVESGTSYAAILYGTSGEGTSGKPPSSEADIIVKEYKD; from the coding sequence ATGAAGAGCTTCGGAAATAAGCTCTTTACGGCAGTGATGCTTCTCTGCATCCTTGCCGCAGGGAGCGGAATTCTGCAAAGGGCGGAAGGCGGGGCTGAAACCGGCTCCGCCTTCCCTGCAGGCACAAGGGGCGGGGAACGGGTGACGCCGGTGCGCATCACCGGCGGCATCGTTCCGCACCATGATATTGCCCTCGGCATGATACAGCGGTTTTACGAGCACCTTGGGTCGCCGGAGGTCCGGCGGGTATGGCTGCTTTCCCCCGACCACTTCCGCCGGGCCCGGACCTTCGCGGCCCTGTGCCCCGACGACTGGCCGACCCCGGAACGGCTTCTCATGGCAGACCGGGAAGCCTGCGAAATACTTTCGTCCCTGTCCGTGGCGGGAGCTGACGGAGCCCTGTTCCGGCGGGAGCACGGCATAACGGTCCACATCCCCTTCGTTGCCCGGCACTTTCCGAACGCATCGGTGGTTCCCATGGTGATCGGCGCACGGACGCCCGACCTGGCTCTTATCATCCTGAAAAACGCTATTCTGGATCTGCTCCGTGACGGGGATGTCATCATCCTGAGCATGGACCTGTCCCATTACAAGACACCGGAGGCCATGGCCGCCGAAGACCGCAGGACCCTGGACGTCCTGGCCAATATCCGGCCTGCCGGAACGAAGACCATCGACGTGGATGCCCGCCGTGCCGCAGCCCTGGTGCTGATGCTCTTCCGCGAGGTCGGGATCGAAAAAGGAACCGTCATCGAGCACGCCGATACGTCGTCCGTCCTGGGCCGCAGGGTGGAGTCGGGAACGAGCTATGCCGCCATCCTGTACGGGACGTCCGGCGAGGGGACTTCGGGGAAGCCCCCCTCTTCTGAAGCAGACATCATCGTGAAGGAATATAAAGACTAA
- a CDS encoding DUF3160 domain-containing protein: MNGTKTMGTGWGALLLKVVPLCAVLILALGVFAPAAQAKSASGPAGGDGLYVVTADVVPMFGKPAAKVPQVTDLWELPDFYGVVVYGNHLRVRTITDSKLRQFAGGWYALLSPEDGEVLCYIQKKGIEKVPEHTSFEARSFTVKKDGAELRLQPGKGATARSISAGEFSLARGETVTAVGEFSEGKESWLLLEFSTDTRFGSGGVGSRYAWGKKADFGSLEGYAPDNSRIDKGLLPSKMRYSAMSSFYGDGFRGMDAPEKMTEFLPVTKDMAASLLRKGFYIDDPWPMDENALQVDDLADYYSFTTDYQADFITTDLFLHAFHLVFSRMLQKFERTFLAPALGESMKTALAALAGVEGACSSAGAGETWETARDMFSIPLALLEETPGTRTRLSKNASEEVARILAAADVTDSAVTGAKIDYTSFRPRGHYTLRPELERYFRAMSWLGSAELVLFADDGTPKPGNVAAAALVSLVLGEQEEQWNAFEAPIDFLVGASNTGGTRIYRKLAKERMGALAGAPVRLADGRVLSALADEIKKTVPGPLIQSTPGGDDGTKDFASRLPVFRMSGKRFTPDAYVMNMLTSPRVGTDANPRNLPEGTDVMAALGSRAADGLAAKNSRVKGYAEALKKLKTWMNGHLAGEESVYSLWIKAFQEGFRDSGSDQFFYKSPAWQWKKLSTCSASWAELKHDTVLYAEQSGAEMGDGGDTEAGPFAPPQPKGYVEPDPRTFDALLSAVSRLRSFIGDFGMEPDDEEFEKEGIPYASRLETLAELLSIARDIAAKETGGKPLTAEDYGNIKYLARAFNAQLLLPGEMVDDREQLKMALVTDIATDYFEGRVLHIASGRPQRIHVFVNDASGGPRVTRGFIFSYYEFVRSLEGGRMTDEEWKALVYDQARSGELKKHHPAWYEELRK; the protein is encoded by the coding sequence ATGAACGGAACAAAGACCATGGGAACAGGGTGGGGAGCATTGTTGCTGAAGGTTGTTCCTCTCTGTGCTGTCCTTATTCTGGCACTTGGCGTCTTTGCCCCGGCGGCGCAGGCAAAGAGCGCTTCCGGCCCTGCGGGCGGTGACGGCCTGTACGTCGTCACCGCGGATGTGGTGCCCATGTTTGGAAAACCCGCCGCGAAAGTTCCCCAGGTGACGGATCTCTGGGAGCTCCCGGATTTCTACGGGGTCGTGGTCTACGGCAATCACCTGAGGGTGCGTACCATAACGGACAGCAAGCTCAGGCAGTTCGCCGGCGGATGGTACGCCCTTCTTTCGCCGGAGGACGGGGAGGTGCTCTGCTATATCCAGAAGAAGGGCATCGAAAAAGTTCCGGAGCACACAAGCTTCGAAGCCCGTTCCTTCACGGTGAAGAAGGACGGCGCGGAATTGCGGCTTCAGCCCGGGAAAGGCGCAACGGCCCGCAGCATCTCCGCCGGGGAATTCTCCCTTGCCCGGGGGGAAACGGTGACGGCGGTGGGCGAATTTTCTGAAGGAAAGGAAAGCTGGCTGCTTCTCGAATTTTCCACCGACACGAGGTTCGGCAGCGGAGGCGTGGGCTCCCGGTACGCCTGGGGGAAAAAGGCCGATTTCGGCTCCCTGGAAGGCTATGCGCCCGACAATTCCAGGATTGACAAGGGGCTTCTGCCGTCGAAGATGCGGTACTCTGCCATGTCCTCCTTCTACGGGGACGGTTTCCGGGGTATGGACGCCCCGGAAAAAATGACGGAATTCCTTCCCGTAACGAAGGACATGGCCGCCTCCCTTCTCAGGAAAGGCTTTTATATCGACGATCCGTGGCCCATGGACGAAAATGCCCTCCAGGTGGACGACCTGGCGGATTACTACAGTTTCACCACCGACTACCAGGCCGATTTCATCACCACCGACCTTTTCCTCCACGCCTTCCACCTGGTGTTCAGCCGGATGCTGCAGAAATTCGAGCGTACCTTCCTGGCCCCGGCCCTCGGGGAAAGCATGAAGACGGCCCTGGCCGCCCTGGCAGGCGTCGAGGGCGCCTGCTCCTCTGCGGGAGCGGGGGAGACCTGGGAAACGGCCCGGGACATGTTCTCCATTCCCCTTGCCCTTCTGGAAGAGACGCCGGGAACACGGACAAGGCTGTCGAAAAACGCGTCCGAAGAAGTGGCCCGGATACTCGCCGCGGCGGATGTGACGGATTCCGCCGTCACGGGGGCGAAAATCGACTACACATCCTTCAGGCCCCGGGGACATTACACTCTGAGGCCGGAGCTGGAACGGTATTTCCGGGCCATGAGCTGGCTCGGCTCCGCCGAGCTTGTCCTCTTCGCCGACGACGGCACGCCGAAGCCAGGGAACGTCGCCGCGGCGGCCCTGGTGTCTCTCGTCCTCGGAGAGCAGGAGGAACAATGGAACGCCTTCGAGGCTCCCATCGATTTCCTCGTGGGCGCGTCGAACACGGGAGGAACCCGCATATACCGGAAGCTGGCCAAAGAGCGCATGGGAGCCCTTGCGGGAGCTCCCGTCCGGCTGGCCGACGGCAGGGTTCTCTCTGCCCTGGCCGACGAGATCAAAAAGACGGTTCCCGGCCCCCTGATCCAGAGCACCCCGGGCGGAGACGACGGCACGAAGGACTTCGCATCCCGCCTTCCCGTCTTCCGCATGTCCGGCAAGCGCTTCACCCCGGACGCCTACGTGATGAACATGCTCACCTCCCCCCGGGTGGGAACCGACGCAAACCCCCGCAATCTCCCGGAGGGAACGGATGTCATGGCCGCCCTGGGGTCCCGTGCGGCCGACGGCCTGGCGGCGAAAAACAGCCGCGTAAAGGGCTACGCCGAGGCGCTGAAGAAGCTTAAAACATGGATGAACGGGCACCTCGCCGGAGAGGAATCGGTCTACTCCCTGTGGATAAAGGCCTTCCAGGAGGGATTCCGGGATTCCGGCTCGGACCAGTTCTTTTACAAATCTCCCGCGTGGCAGTGGAAGAAGCTCTCCACCTGTTCCGCATCCTGGGCCGAGCTGAAGCACGACACCGTGCTCTACGCCGAGCAGTCCGGCGCCGAGATGGGCGACGGCGGCGACACCGAAGCGGGACCCTTCGCCCCCCCGCAGCCGAAGGGGTACGTGGAGCCCGATCCCCGTACCTTTGACGCCCTCCTGTCGGCGGTCTCCCGGCTGCGGTCCTTCATCGGCGACTTCGGCATGGAGCCGGATGACGAGGAATTCGAGAAAGAGGGCATTCCCTACGCCTCCAGGCTGGAAACCCTGGCGGAACTGCTGTCCATAGCCCGGGACATCGCGGCGAAGGAGACCGGAGGCAAGCCCCTGACGGCGGAAGACTACGGGAATATCAAGTATCTGGCCCGGGCTTTCAACGCCCAGCTCCTGCTGCCCGGAGAAATGGTGGATGACAGGGAGCAGCTCAAGATGGCCCTGGTCACCGATATCGCCACGGACTATTTCGAAGGCCGGGTGCTCCACATCGCCTCCGGCAGGCCCCAGAGAATCCATGTCTTCGTCAACGACGCCTCGGGCGGCCCCCGGGTCACCAGGGGGTTCATCTTCTCCTACTACGAGTTCGTCCGCTCCCTGGAGGGAGGCCGCATGACAGACGAAGAATGGAAAGCCCTGGTCTACGATCAGGCCCGGTCAGGAGAGCTGAAAAAGCACCATCCTGCGTGGTATGAAGAGCTTCGGAAATAA
- a CDS encoding YitT family protein: MKFATLKAGLRSAAGRFVQDVKDEWRAFLAVTAGVSLQALAVVLFVLPNRFPDLGVSGIAVLSNYVFGISPAWVILAANGLLMIWAWKELSPRFVLWTAWAVVLFSLLLKAFEFVPVPVIGDKFMAAMVSGAIRGLGAGMVFRVGGSTGGLDIPGMALRKRYGIEMGQFSIYINMGILALSFFVVGLESAIYGAVGLYVFGIVLDNTTRSFDRRKQAFIITHIPDEVSAYINLTLHRGVTRLDGMGGYSKQPRPVLLTLLEPRQAMQLKKFLAEHDPTAFMSVVEASEVLGKGFKSWKSL, encoded by the coding sequence ATGAAATTTGCGACGCTGAAGGCCGGTCTCCGTTCCGCCGCCGGACGGTTTGTTCAGGATGTTAAGGACGAGTGGAGGGCATTCCTCGCCGTGACCGCCGGAGTTTCCCTCCAGGCCCTGGCTGTGGTGCTTTTCGTGCTTCCGAACCGCTTTCCCGATCTCGGGGTGTCGGGCATTGCCGTGCTGTCGAACTACGTGTTCGGCATTTCTCCCGCGTGGGTGATCCTCGCTGCCAACGGGCTGCTCATGATCTGGGCCTGGAAGGAGCTGTCCCCCAGGTTTGTCCTGTGGACCGCCTGGGCGGTGGTGCTTTTCTCCCTCCTGCTGAAGGCCTTCGAGTTCGTGCCGGTGCCCGTCATCGGCGACAAGTTCATGGCGGCCATGGTGTCCGGGGCTATCCGCGGGCTCGGTGCCGGCATGGTGTTCCGTGTGGGGGGATCCACCGGGGGCCTCGACATCCCCGGCATGGCCCTCAGAAAACGGTACGGCATAGAGATGGGGCAGTTTTCCATCTACATCAACATGGGGATTCTGGCCCTCTCCTTCTTCGTGGTGGGGCTGGAATCAGCCATCTACGGCGCTGTGGGGCTCTATGTCTTCGGCATCGTTCTGGACAATACCACCCGCTCCTTTGACCGGAGGAAGCAGGCCTTCATCATCACCCACATCCCTGACGAAGTGTCCGCGTATATCAACCTCACCCTTCACAGGGGGGTCACCAGGCTGGACGGCATGGGAGGATACTCCAAGCAGCCCCGGCCCGTCCTCCTCACCCTTCTGGAACCCAGGCAGGCCATGCAGCTGAAGAAATTCCTCGCCGAGCACGATCCCACGGCCTTCATGTCCGTGGTCGAAGCATCGGAGGTGCTGGGCAAGGGATTCAAAAGCTGGAAGAGTCTGTAG
- a CDS encoding DMT family transporter, whose amino-acid sequence MYFAGVLYCCAAAVFWALGPVFLKKGLAFLDHTEMSASRTIGFAAASLIFCIFDPNAFILWRFPSWLLLFVFINILVGNVLGDLCYFKSLELIGVSRAVGTTCCYPLFVTAISFFWLGESLTLPLVLGTGVMIAGLFMLKSGGRRAAGAGNETASWKGFLLALAAAFCWAAVMVLQKWLLSVHDLPAASITLWRALFLFAVSWGIWAWRTRKEPEKRLHLLRAPRTIWAYAIAAGTFGLAAGGYVFALAIQIIPVSVATPITATSPLIAAGMAVVMFHESMRPVQWAGILCILGGVLTVTA is encoded by the coding sequence GTGTATTTCGCAGGAGTTTTGTACTGTTGTGCCGCGGCCGTCTTCTGGGCTCTCGGCCCCGTGTTCCTGAAAAAAGGGCTCGCCTTCCTGGATCATACCGAAATGTCCGCCTCCCGTACCATCGGGTTTGCGGCGGCTTCGCTGATCTTCTGCATTTTCGACCCGAACGCCTTCATCCTCTGGCGCTTTCCTTCCTGGCTGCTCCTTTTCGTCTTCATCAACATTCTCGTGGGAAACGTCCTCGGCGACCTCTGCTATTTCAAGTCCCTCGAACTCATCGGCGTGAGCAGGGCGGTGGGAACCACATGCTGCTATCCCCTCTTCGTCACCGCCATCTCCTTTTTCTGGCTCGGTGAGTCGCTTACCCTTCCCCTGGTCCTGGGCACGGGTGTCATGATCGCAGGCCTTTTCATGCTGAAATCCGGAGGCCGGAGGGCCGCCGGCGCCGGGAATGAAACTGCCTCCTGGAAAGGCTTTCTTCTCGCCCTGGCGGCCGCTTTCTGCTGGGCCGCCGTCATGGTGCTCCAGAAATGGCTGCTGTCCGTCCACGACCTCCCCGCCGCATCCATCACCCTGTGGCGTGCCCTGTTCCTCTTCGCTGTCTCCTGGGGCATCTGGGCATGGAGAACGAGAAAGGAACCGGAAAAGCGCCTCCACCTGCTGAGGGCGCCCAGGACAATCTGGGCGTACGCCATCGCCGCCGGAACCTTCGGCCTCGCCGCCGGAGGGTATGTTTTCGCCCTGGCCATACAGATCATCCCCGTGTCGGTAGCGACGCCCATTACGGCCACAAGCCCCCTGATCGCGGCAGGCATGGCGGTGGTCATGTTCCACGAATCCATGCGGCCCGTGCAGTGGGCCGGCATCCTCTGCATTCTCGGAGGAGTGCTCACCGTCACCGCGTGA